A section of the Leptospira kobayashii genome encodes:
- a CDS encoding nitrate reductase yields MLTTETHPSTCSYCGVGCGVIIHKTGPNEISIEGDKDHPANKGLLCSKGMNLHYTVMDKTDRILYPSVRKSRDLPLTRASWDQALDTIADKFKKIIQTHGPDSVGFYVSGQLLTEEYYIINKLIKGFIGSNNIDTNSRLCMSSAVVGYKMALGEDSVPISYEDIELADCFLIAGANPAWCHPILFRRIEAHKKNNPDVKIIVVDPRRTDSCEEADLHLQINPGTDIYLFHAIARILIENNWIDQNFIDLHTEGYEELKASILSYDLQSSAAICGIEAKDIYLAAEYIGKSKGFLSLWAMGLNQSVIGVNKNLALLNLSLLTGKIGKPGSGPFSLTGQPNAMGGREVGGLCNLLPAHRDLGNPAHRQEVADFWGVNELQSKPGFSAVEMFENLRSGKMKAVWIICTNPTTSMPDAKMVELGLRSAELVVVQDISQNSSAIPYADVVLPAAGWAEKQGTMTNSDRRITYLTQVIDPPGEALADTWIIQKFAEKMGYSSSFAYKTEEDVFLEHCRLTKGTKIDISGLDYSILKESRSVQWPYPYKGHGGTPRLFSDNVFYRPNGKAKISNVSQEDTSEKTTEEYPFLLTTGRIRDQWHTMTRTGKVRKLMEHKSEPYLEIHPNDAKRCSIEDNSIVEISNQRGLVRAKAKITESIKQGTVFLPMHWGKKNKNDESRANNLTSSSFDPYSKQPGFKISAVQVKTYVKEKEKIIIIGGGNSTHAFIKHYKILAPDDDITVICKEENPLYNRILLPDFISGEKEFHELSSADSEEVQSWNIDLHTSTSVTEILPEAKKVRDSHGVLHSYNKLILATGSSPQIPKYISPGMVGVFSLRAKSDADKIKGFFVPDSHALIVGGGLLGLELAAALKSLGVKVTVLVRTDRLMSKQLDKMAAEILKEEIEKRDIEILFNSEIAKVNGFGRVTHVELKDGKKISPDGIVYAMGTSPNIFLANGLGLDLGEGIKVNEFLQTKDPDIYAIGEVAEHASGVYGTVLAAEEQSEVAAWHIFGYKFKTYSGSLHSNLLKIPGLELVSLRLPNIPFENLTDEYEEVVFLDRKRRRYKKCIIKGDKLVAAILIGDKAEFVEYKSLISTGTELGDKRNKLLAGTTNAKPPKGALVCSCNSVGKGNIEEEIAKGVTTLEGIISATGAGSGCGSCRPEVSKILKEGKNRD; encoded by the coding sequence GTGCTTACGACAGAAACACATCCATCTACTTGCTCCTACTGCGGTGTAGGTTGCGGGGTAATAATACATAAAACCGGCCCGAACGAAATTTCCATTGAAGGGGATAAAGATCATCCTGCAAACAAAGGTCTACTTTGTTCGAAAGGTATGAACCTGCATTACACTGTAATGGATAAAACAGATAGGATCCTTTATCCTTCCGTCAGAAAATCCAGAGACCTTCCCCTGACACGTGCAAGTTGGGACCAAGCACTGGATACGATTGCCGACAAATTTAAAAAAATCATCCAAACACATGGACCGGATTCGGTAGGTTTTTATGTATCGGGACAACTATTAACGGAAGAATATTATATTATAAACAAATTAATCAAAGGTTTTATCGGAAGCAATAACATAGATACAAACTCAAGGTTATGTATGAGTTCCGCAGTTGTGGGCTACAAAATGGCTTTGGGAGAAGACAGTGTTCCCATATCTTATGAAGACATAGAGCTTGCGGATTGTTTTCTGATTGCCGGGGCAAATCCTGCATGGTGTCATCCCATTCTATTCAGAAGGATCGAAGCTCATAAAAAAAACAACCCTGATGTGAAGATCATAGTGGTAGATCCGAGAAGAACGGACTCTTGTGAAGAAGCGGATTTGCATCTTCAAATCAATCCTGGTACGGATATTTATTTATTTCATGCAATTGCAAGAATACTCATCGAAAACAATTGGATAGACCAAAATTTCATCGACTTACACACGGAAGGTTATGAAGAGCTGAAAGCCTCCATTTTAAGTTATGATCTGCAATCCTCCGCTGCCATTTGCGGAATCGAAGCAAAAGATATATATCTCGCTGCCGAATACATTGGAAAATCCAAAGGATTTTTATCTCTATGGGCGATGGGCTTGAACCAAAGTGTAATCGGTGTTAATAAAAACTTGGCGCTACTCAACCTTTCTCTGCTTACGGGAAAAATCGGCAAACCGGGGTCAGGTCCCTTTTCTCTCACAGGCCAACCGAATGCGATGGGAGGAAGAGAAGTAGGAGGTTTGTGCAATCTGCTTCCCGCACACAGAGACTTAGGCAACCCGGCACACAGACAGGAAGTCGCTGACTTTTGGGGAGTGAATGAACTGCAAAGTAAACCCGGGTTCAGTGCGGTAGAAATGTTTGAAAATCTTCGTTCCGGAAAGATGAAAGCAGTTTGGATCATATGTACAAATCCTACAACAAGTATGCCCGATGCGAAGATGGTAGAGCTAGGATTACGTTCTGCGGAACTGGTTGTGGTTCAGGATATTTCCCAAAATTCAAGCGCCATTCCTTATGCGGATGTAGTTCTGCCTGCGGCAGGTTGGGCGGAAAAACAAGGAACCATGACCAACTCCGACAGAAGGATCACCTATCTGACTCAAGTGATCGATCCTCCCGGTGAGGCGTTGGCCGATACATGGATCATTCAAAAATTTGCGGAAAAGATGGGATACTCCTCCTCTTTCGCCTACAAAACGGAAGAAGATGTATTCCTGGAACATTGCAGACTGACAAAAGGAACCAAAATCGATATCAGCGGTTTGGATTATTCCATCTTGAAAGAAAGCCGTTCCGTTCAATGGCCTTATCCTTACAAAGGCCACGGGGGCACTCCCCGATTGTTTTCGGACAATGTATTCTATAGACCGAATGGCAAAGCCAAAATTTCCAATGTTTCCCAGGAAGATACCTCGGAAAAAACCACGGAAGAATATCCATTCCTTCTTACCACAGGCAGGATTCGAGACCAATGGCATACCATGACCAGAACCGGAAAAGTTCGTAAACTCATGGAACACAAATCGGAACCTTATTTGGAAATCCATCCGAACGATGCAAAACGATGTTCGATAGAAGACAATTCCATTGTAGAGATTTCCAATCAAAGAGGACTTGTCCGGGCAAAAGCAAAGATCACGGAATCAATCAAACAAGGTACAGTCTTTTTGCCGATGCACTGGGGTAAAAAAAACAAAAACGACGAATCCAGAGCAAACAACCTAACAAGCTCCAGCTTCGATCCTTATTCAAAACAACCAGGTTTTAAAATTTCCGCAGTTCAAGTCAAAACTTACGTAAAAGAAAAGGAAAAAATAATCATCATAGGAGGAGGAAATAGTACACATGCATTTATCAAACATTACAAAATACTTGCGCCTGACGATGATATCACAGTCATCTGCAAGGAAGAAAATCCTCTTTATAATAGAATACTTCTTCCCGACTTTATCAGCGGAGAAAAGGAATTTCATGAACTTTCGAGTGCGGATTCGGAAGAAGTGCAGTCATGGAATATAGATCTTCATACATCCACTTCCGTTACTGAAATTTTACCCGAGGCGAAAAAGGTAAGAGATTCTCATGGAGTTTTACATTCTTATAATAAACTAATACTTGCTACGGGAAGTTCACCTCAGATTCCAAAATACATCTCACCGGGCATGGTGGGTGTATTCAGCTTAAGGGCAAAGTCGGACGCGGATAAGATCAAAGGTTTTTTTGTACCAGACTCTCATGCTTTGATCGTAGGGGGAGGACTACTCGGATTGGAACTTGCTGCGGCACTCAAATCTCTTGGAGTGAAAGTGACAGTGCTTGTTCGAACGGACCGGTTGATGTCCAAACAACTGGATAAGATGGCTGCAGAGATTCTAAAGGAAGAAATTGAAAAAAGAGATATAGAAATTCTATTCAATTCGGAAATTGCAAAAGTCAACGGATTCGGAAGAGTCACCCATGTGGAATTGAAGGATGGAAAAAAAATATCTCCGGACGGAATCGTATATGCAATGGGAACAAGCCCCAATATCTTTTTGGCAAACGGACTTGGACTGGATCTGGGAGAAGGAATCAAAGTAAACGAATTTCTACAAACAAAAGACCCGGACATTTATGCGATCGGAGAAGTAGCAGAACATGCAAGCGGAGTTTACGGAACCGTGCTTGCTGCAGAAGAACAATCGGAAGTAGCAGCATGGCATATATTCGGTTATAAATTCAAAACCTACTCGGGATCATTGCATTCCAATTTATTGAAAATTCCTGGTCTTGAACTTGTATCTCTTCGCCTTCCCAATATTCCTTTTGAAAATCTTACGGATGAATATGAAGAAGTGGTCTTTTTAGATAGAAAAAGAAGACGTTATAAAAAATGCATCATCAAGGGAGACAAATTAGTTGCGGCGATTCTCATCGGGGACAAGGCGGAATTTGTAGAATACAAATCTCTTATTTCCACAGGTACGGAGTTAGGTGACAAAAGAAACAAACTTCTCGCTGGCACGACCAATGCCAAACCGCCGAAAGGTGCCCTGGTCTGTTCTTGTAACAGCGTAGGAAAAGGAAACATCGAAGAAGAAATCGCAAAAGGAGTCACCACCCTGGAAGGAATCATTTCCGCTACAGGTGCTGGCAGCGGATGCGGAAGTTGCCGACCGGAAGTTTCTAAAATCCTTAAAGAAGGAAAGAATCGGGACTGA
- the nirB gene encoding nitrite reductase large subunit NirB: MNKRKLIVIGNGMVGHRFCEKLVEFGGTDKFEITVLGEEPRRAYDRVHLSEYFTDKSADSLYLCTPDWYRTNGIKLLLSEPAVSIDTVGRKLVTNLGTELLFDELIFATGSSPFVPPLEGLDKEGVFVYRTIEDLEQTLEYSKKIKKAAVLGGGLLGLEAAKALVDLGKETHVVEFAPRLMPRQLDEGGASILKSKIEEIGVEIHLNKQTEKVLGDEKIEGFEFKDGGSLTFDMLIVSAGIRPRDELAKQSGILVGEKGGIIVDDGMGTNVYGVYAIGEVALHRNFIYGLVAPGYEMADTLAFNLCSPGSKPKTYVGSDLSTKLKLIGVEVASFGDALGGSEHIPIVFKNPRSGVYKKLVISSDGKYLLGGILVGDAKAYGNLLSFYLNKMELPEEPETLIVGSVSSENLFGADSLPDEAKICSCNNVSKGDILSAIRDKECYDIASLKNCSKAGSGCGGCLPQVNSILKTELKTQGKVVTEHLCEHFKYSRKELFQVVKVKSLKTFPDVIREVGRGNGCEVCKPAVASIIASIWNEPILKHREIQDTNDKYLANIQRGGTYSVVPRIPGGEITPDKLIAIGDVAKKYNLYCKITGGQRIDLLGARIDQLPSIWKDLLDYGFESGHAYGKAMRTVKSCVGSTWCRFGVQDSTSFAIKLEERYRGIRAPHKLKCGVSGCIRECAEARGKDFGIIATERGWNLYIGGNGGVNPKHALLFAEDLDEATCIKYIDRYMMYYIRTADKLMRTSTWLEQLEGGIDYLKDVVINDRLGINSQLEEEMNQLVGTYLCEWKDVVEDPEKQKKFKHFVNSSETDSNIKFIEERGQIRPVDWAEKDLVQTK; encoded by the coding sequence ATGAACAAACGTAAGTTAATTGTCATTGGGAATGGTATGGTGGGTCACCGTTTCTGCGAAAAATTGGTGGAATTCGGTGGAACTGATAAATTTGAAATCACAGTACTTGGGGAAGAGCCAAGACGAGCTTACGATCGTGTCCACTTGTCGGAATACTTTACGGATAAATCCGCTGACTCACTTTATCTTTGTACTCCTGATTGGTATCGCACCAACGGAATTAAACTTTTGTTATCTGAACCTGCCGTATCGATCGATACGGTAGGAAGAAAACTCGTCACCAATTTAGGAACCGAACTTTTATTCGATGAATTGATTTTTGCAACCGGATCTTCTCCTTTTGTTCCTCCTCTCGAAGGATTGGATAAAGAGGGAGTCTTCGTATATAGAACCATCGAAGACTTGGAACAAACACTGGAATACAGTAAAAAAATAAAGAAAGCTGCTGTTCTAGGAGGCGGACTCTTGGGGCTTGAAGCAGCAAAAGCACTTGTTGACCTGGGGAAAGAAACCCATGTTGTGGAATTTGCTCCGAGACTTATGCCCAGACAATTGGATGAAGGGGGAGCTTCCATCTTAAAATCCAAAATCGAAGAGATAGGAGTGGAGATCCATTTAAACAAACAAACCGAAAAAGTTTTGGGTGATGAAAAAATAGAAGGATTCGAATTCAAAGACGGAGGCAGCCTAACATTCGATATGTTGATTGTCTCTGCGGGAATCCGACCGAGAGATGAATTGGCGAAACAATCCGGAATTCTTGTCGGAGAAAAAGGTGGAATCATAGTCGACGACGGCATGGGAACCAATGTCTACGGAGTATATGCCATCGGAGAAGTTGCACTTCATCGCAATTTTATTTACGGACTGGTTGCTCCCGGATACGAAATGGCGGACACGTTGGCATTCAATCTATGTAGTCCGGGAAGCAAACCCAAAACTTATGTAGGATCCGATCTATCCACCAAATTGAAATTGATCGGAGTGGAAGTGGCTTCTTTCGGGGATGCACTGGGCGGGTCGGAACATATTCCTATCGTATTCAAAAATCCAAGAAGCGGCGTTTATAAAAAATTAGTTATCTCCAGTGATGGTAAATACCTGTTAGGTGGAATTCTTGTCGGAGATGCGAAAGCATACGGCAATCTATTGTCTTTTTACTTAAACAAAATGGAGCTTCCGGAAGAACCTGAAACACTCATCGTAGGTTCCGTCTCTTCGGAAAATCTTTTCGGAGCGGATTCTCTTCCCGATGAAGCCAAAATCTGTTCCTGCAATAATGTTTCCAAAGGAGATATTTTATCCGCCATCAGAGACAAGGAATGTTACGATATTGCCAGCTTGAAAAACTGTTCCAAGGCGGGTTCCGGTTGCGGTGGTTGTTTGCCTCAAGTGAATTCGATTCTGAAAACAGAGTTGAAAACGCAAGGCAAAGTGGTTACGGAACATCTCTGTGAGCATTTTAAATATTCCCGCAAAGAACTCTTTCAAGTTGTGAAAGTGAAATCTTTGAAAACATTTCCGGATGTGATCCGGGAAGTGGGACGTGGAAACGGATGTGAAGTTTGCAAGCCCGCAGTGGCTTCCATCATTGCCAGTATCTGGAACGAACCGATTTTAAAACACAGAGAGATCCAGGATACCAATGATAAATATCTGGCCAATATCCAAAGAGGGGGAACGTATTCCGTTGTTCCTAGGATTCCGGGAGGAGAGATCACTCCGGACAAACTCATTGCCATAGGAGATGTTGCTAAAAAATACAACCTCTATTGTAAGATCACCGGAGGCCAGCGAATTGATTTGTTAGGTGCCAGGATCGATCAACTTCCTTCTATTTGGAAGGATTTGTTGGATTATGGTTTTGAAAGCGGACACGCTTACGGTAAAGCAATGCGAACCGTAAAAAGTTGTGTTGGTTCCACTTGGTGTAGATTCGGAGTTCAGGATAGTACTTCATTTGCCATCAAGTTGGAAGAAAGATACAGAGGAATCCGCGCACCTCATAAGTTGAAGTGCGGGGTATCCGGATGTATCCGGGAATGTGCGGAAGCACGCGGTAAGGATTTCGGAATCATAGCAACCGAAAGGGGATGGAATCTTTATATCGGCGGAAACGGAGGGGTAAATCCGAAACATGCACTCCTATTTGCTGAAGATCTGGATGAAGCCACTTGTATTAAATATATCGACCGTTATATGATGTATTATATCAGAACCGCTGACAAACTGATGAGAACTTCCACTTGGTTGGAACAACTGGAAGGAGGAATCGATTACCTCAAGGATGTTGTAATTAACGACCGTTTGGGGATCAATTCCCAGTTGGAAGAAGAGATGAATCAACTTGTGGGCACTTATCTTTGCGAGTGGAAGGATGTAGTGGAAGATCCTGAAAAACAAAAGAAATTCAAACATTTCGTTAACAGCTCCGAAACGGATTCCAATATCAAGTTCATCGAAGAAAGAGGCCAGATCCGACCTGTGGATTGGGCGGAAAAAGATCTGGTGCAAACTAAGTAG
- the nirD gene encoding nitrite reductase small subunit NirD — protein sequence MSSTVKEKFKFFIGPVSDFSAEGGVSAKVGDRQVAIFFFESRNEWYACDNACPHTGDMVLARGFLGDAGGEPKVVCPLHKRNFSLTSGECLSGENYKVRTYPVLIENGSVYLELDFPVSKNVDKAS from the coding sequence ATGTCATCAACCGTTAAGGAAAAATTTAAATTTTTTATAGGTCCTGTTTCCGATTTTTCGGCGGAGGGCGGGGTTTCTGCAAAAGTTGGAGATAGACAAGTAGCGATTTTCTTCTTTGAATCCAGAAACGAATGGTATGCATGCGATAATGCATGCCCTCATACGGGAGATATGGTATTAGCTAGAGGATTTCTGGGTGATGCGGGAGGAGAACCTAAGGTGGTTTGTCCTCTTCACAAAAGAAACTTTTCTCTCACGAGCGGAGAATGTCTGAGTGGAGAAAATTACAAAGTGAGAACTTATCCGGTGTTAATTGAAAATGGGTCGGTCTACCTGGAATTGGATTTCCCCGTATCGAAGAACGTAGATAAAGCAAGTTAA
- the cobA gene encoding uroporphyrinogen-III C-methyltransferase, with amino-acid sequence MISAKNTNKAGTVYLVGAGPGDPELLTVKALKILRKADIVFYDDLVSPRILGVCRKKAELVYVGKRLGQHSCLQEDINSRLFQAATEHKIVARLKGGDPSVFGRVGEEYSSLLANGIQCEIIAGITTASGVASSLGFPLTHRDYAREILFLSGHKKDGANTDSFRNLNCVGKTLVVYMGLNSLDTIVSELLESGNSETTKIAIIQNATLSSERVFTGNLENIQTIVEENQVRSPALLVIGEIVGFYSEMEKLKNSFSEIPQTL; translated from the coding sequence ATGATCTCCGCAAAGAATACAAACAAAGCCGGTACGGTATATTTGGTAGGAGCAGGTCCGGGAGATCCGGAACTGCTTACTGTCAAAGCATTGAAAATCTTACGAAAAGCGGACATTGTGTTCTATGACGATTTGGTTTCTCCCAGGATTTTAGGTGTTTGTAGAAAGAAAGCGGAACTTGTTTACGTAGGTAAAAGATTGGGGCAACATAGTTGTTTGCAGGAAGACATCAATTCCCGCTTGTTTCAGGCAGCAACCGAACACAAGATAGTTGCCCGTTTGAAGGGAGGAGATCCTTCCGTATTCGGAAGAGTGGGAGAGGAATATTCTTCCTTACTTGCAAACGGAATCCAATGTGAAATCATCGCAGGAATTACCACTGCATCCGGGGTTGCATCTTCACTCGGTTTTCCATTGACTCATAGGGATTATGCAAGAGAGATTTTATTTCTTTCCGGCCATAAGAAGGACGGAGCGAATACGGATAGTTTTCGAAACCTGAACTGTGTCGGCAAAACATTGGTAGTCTATATGGGTTTGAATTCTTTGGATACGATCGTCTCGGAACTTTTGGAATCCGGAAATTCGGAAACGACAAAAATTGCAATCATTCAAAACGCTACGCTGAGTTCGGAAAGAGTATTTACCGGCAATCTGGAAAACATCCAAACGATTGTAGAAGAAAATCAGGTAAGGTCTCCTGCTTTGCTTGTGATTGGAGAGATCGTAGGGTTTTATTCCGAAATGGAAAAATTGAAAAATAGCTTCTCAGAGATTCCCCAAACCTTATAA
- the moaCB gene encoding bifunctional molybdenum cofactor biosynthesis protein MoaC/MoaB — protein sequence MNDITGKKTSLRFAEAEGFVHCSRETILRVKGNNLPKGDLFGVAKAAALLGSKKTSELIPHCHPVPIDFFSINFEILEDKNAIRILTQAKSIGKTGIEMEALTGVTVAALVIYDLLKPIDKGLEISSIRLLEKKGGKSDSQIAKFAAGARASILVCSDSCYAGKKEDGSGKAIGELLLEQGVEVVELKIVPDEPEEIRKVILHWCEEKMDLIVTTGGTGLGPRDNTTDTVKSLLDQEIPGIAEVMRSFGQDRTPFAMLSRSVGGRIGKTLVVSVPGSTNGAKESMIAILPAIFHAKKMMRGEGH from the coding sequence ATGAATGATATCACAGGAAAAAAAACAAGCCTTCGTTTTGCAGAAGCGGAAGGTTTTGTACATTGCAGCAGAGAAACGATCCTTAGGGTCAAAGGGAACAATCTTCCCAAAGGAGATTTGTTCGGAGTAGCAAAAGCAGCAGCACTTCTCGGTTCCAAAAAAACTTCGGAACTTATCCCTCATTGCCATCCGGTCCCCATTGATTTTTTTTCCATAAACTTCGAAATTTTAGAAGATAAGAATGCGATCCGTATCCTTACCCAAGCCAAGTCCATCGGCAAAACAGGAATTGAAATGGAGGCACTTACCGGTGTCACTGTAGCCGCTCTGGTGATTTATGATTTGCTGAAACCGATCGATAAGGGTTTGGAAATATCTTCCATTCGCCTTTTGGAAAAGAAGGGTGGCAAATCCGATTCTCAAATTGCAAAATTTGCCGCAGGAGCACGAGCGAGCATACTTGTTTGTTCTGATTCTTGTTATGCGGGAAAAAAGGAAGACGGTTCGGGAAAGGCGATCGGCGAATTACTTTTGGAACAAGGGGTGGAAGTTGTAGAACTTAAAATCGTTCCCGATGAACCGGAAGAAATTCGCAAAGTCATCTTGCACTGGTGCGAAGAGAAAATGGATCTCATCGTCACTACAGGAGGAACAGGGCTCGGTCCTAGAGACAATACCACTGATACCGTGAAGTCGTTATTGGATCAGGAAATTCCAGGCATTGCAGAAGTTATGCGATCCTTCGGACAGGACCGAACTCCTTTTGCCATGTTATCACGTTCCGTCGGGGGAAGAATCGGCAAGACGTTGGTTGTTTCCGTTCCGGGAAGTACGAATGGAGCCAAAGAAAGTATGATTGCCATTTTACCGGCGATATTCCATGCAAAAAAAATGATGAGAGGGGAAGGACATTGA
- a CDS encoding molybdopterin molybdotransferase MoeA has translation MISYSEGLAKILSFSKNHTFESIPLKLSDGRILAEEIRADRDYPPFNRSAMDGFAISSSEFSENKIYHYNRELPAGSNFLLEKGEEAIRIMTGAPVPLGLDVVIKIEDSLLSEDDRGNKQVSFSLKNVRPWQNIARKGEDLHKGDSILFPGHTLGTSEISILASLGKNLVSVVTLPKIQIISTGNEIVPIDRTPLDWQIRDSNSYTISSILSKYKIVPESVKNIPDEESLLTEAISKGLESDILILSGGVSMGSMDLVPSVLQKLGVELVFHKVGIKPGKPIWFGKRGNTIVFGMPGNPFSVQICSRIFLEPFLRASMGQKQIPAMRLPILGARNKKGSLTEFFPVRLETKDKTYLSAVSFNGSGDIRAGLSSNGLAVHPADSEQIQDGDWIEFLPW, from the coding sequence TTGATTTCTTATTCGGAAGGACTTGCCAAAATACTTTCTTTCTCAAAAAACCATACTTTCGAATCCATTCCTTTGAAACTTTCCGACGGAAGAATTCTTGCGGAAGAAATCCGGGCGGACAGAGATTACCCACCGTTTAACAGATCTGCTATGGATGGCTTTGCCATATCCTCTTCGGAATTCTCTGAGAATAAAATCTATCATTACAATCGGGAGTTACCTGCGGGAAGTAATTTCCTGTTGGAAAAAGGGGAAGAGGCGATTCGGATTATGACGGGTGCACCTGTTCCCCTCGGTTTGGATGTTGTGATCAAGATAGAAGATTCCCTTCTTTCGGAAGATGACCGGGGGAACAAACAGGTTTCCTTTTCCTTAAAGAATGTAAGACCATGGCAGAACATTGCGAGGAAAGGAGAAGATTTGCATAAGGGAGATAGTATATTGTTTCCGGGGCATACTCTGGGTACTTCCGAAATTTCCATTCTTGCTTCTCTTGGAAAAAACCTAGTCTCCGTTGTAACACTTCCCAAGATTCAAATTATCTCCACAGGGAATGAGATAGTACCCATCGATAGAACTCCTTTGGATTGGCAGATTAGGGATTCCAATTCCTATACGATTTCCTCGATTCTTTCCAAATACAAAATCGTTCCCGAATCCGTAAAAAATATCCCTGATGAAGAATCCTTATTAACGGAAGCGATCTCAAAAGGACTTGAATCCGATATTTTGATTTTATCGGGAGGTGTTTCCATGGGAAGTATGGATCTTGTTCCTTCCGTATTGCAGAAATTAGGTGTTGAGCTTGTTTTTCATAAGGTGGGGATCAAACCAGGCAAACCCATTTGGTTTGGAAAACGCGGAAATACGATCGTGTTCGGAATGCCGGGAAATCCTTTCAGTGTTCAAATTTGCAGTCGCATTTTTTTGGAACCTTTCCTTCGGGCCAGTATGGGTCAGAAACAAATTCCTGCTATGCGGTTGCCTATTCTGGGGGCTAGAAACAAAAAGGGATCTCTTACGGAATTCTTTCCAGTTCGTTTGGAGACAAAAGATAAGACTTATCTGTCCGCAGTATCCTTTAACGGAAGCGGAGATATCCGGGCAGGGTTGTCTTCAAATGGGTTGGCAGTTCATCCAGCGGATTCGGAACAGATCCAAGATGGGGATTGGATCGAATTTTTACCTTGGTAA
- a CDS encoding MFS transporter, whose amino-acid sequence MTITPHSKATKIDLFSLATPQMRTFHLTWIAFFLCFFGWFGIAPLMVYVREELSLTKAQIGNIIIASVAITIFMRLFIGWLCDKIGPRIAYTFLLTLGSIPVMSIGFADSYLSFLLLRLAIGAIGASFVITQYHTSVMFAPNIIGTANATTAGWGNLGGGVTQMVMPIIFGFFVAFGFTTGVSWRLAMIVPGIALFCMGIIYYFGTQDTPGGNFKDIKEAYPTFHGAKKNSLSNFLLVMKDVRVWFLFLAYGACFGIELTINNIAALYYVDQFKLEPATAGLIAGLFGLMNLFARTLGGAFGDRFGIKWGLRGRVVWLSMVLAGEGLCLILFSQMNTLILAISSMIIFSLFVQMSEGATFSVVPFINKKAIGAVSGIVGAGGNAGAVSAGFLFRGDLSYQNALLIIGLTVSVAAFFTLLIRFSHEEEKEVGDELDRILPPKQNEKEPSFVAAT is encoded by the coding sequence GTGACTATTACACCTCATTCAAAAGCTACCAAAATCGACTTATTCAGTCTCGCTACTCCGCAGATGAGAACTTTCCATCTTACATGGATTGCCTTTTTTCTTTGTTTTTTCGGATGGTTCGGGATCGCTCCACTTATGGTGTATGTTCGCGAAGAACTTTCTCTTACAAAAGCGCAAATAGGAAACATCATCATCGCCTCCGTCGCCATCACGATCTTTATGAGATTGTTTATCGGCTGGCTTTGCGATAAAATCGGGCCTCGTATCGCTTATACTTTTTTATTAACACTTGGATCCATTCCTGTAATGTCGATCGGCTTTGCGGATAGTTATCTGTCTTTCTTACTACTCCGTCTGGCGATCGGTGCCATAGGAGCTTCTTTCGTAATCACTCAGTACCATACATCTGTTATGTTTGCACCGAATATCATCGGAACCGCAAATGCAACTACAGCAGGTTGGGGAAATCTGGGAGGTGGTGTGACTCAGATGGTAATGCCGATTATATTCGGATTCTTTGTGGCTTTCGGATTTACAACAGGTGTTTCCTGGCGATTGGCAATGATCGTTCCCGGAATTGCACTCTTCTGTATGGGGATTATTTATTATTTCGGAACCCAAGACACTCCCGGCGGAAATTTCAAAGATATCAAAGAAGCATATCCTACCTTCCATGGTGCTAAAAAAAATTCATTAAGCAATTTTCTTTTGGTAATGAAAGATGTTCGGGTATGGTTTTTGTTTCTGGCTTACGGAGCTTGTTTCGGTATAGAACTTACCATCAATAATATTGCAGCCTTGTACTATGTGGATCAGTTTAAGTTAGAACCTGCTACTGCAGGACTCATTGCAGGTCTTTTCGGACTTATGAATTTATTTGCAAGAACATTGGGAGGAGCTTTCGGGGATCGTTTCGGAATCAAATGGGGTCTTCGCGGAAGAGTTGTTTGGTTGTCGATGGTGCTTGCGGGTGAAGGCCTTTGTTTGATCCTATTTTCTCAGATGAACACTCTTATACTTGCGATTTCTTCCATGATTATCTTCAGTCTGTTCGTGCAAATGTCGGAAGGAGCAACATTCTCAGTCGTTCCTTTTATCAATAAAAAAGCGATCGGTGCTGTTTCCGGAATCGTAGGGGCGGGTGGAAATGCAGGTGCAGTTTCCGCAGGATTTTTATTCAGAGGAGATTTGAGTTATCAAAATGCACTTCTGATCATAGGTCTGACCGTATCCGTGGCGGCGTTTTTTACCTTACTCATCCGGTTCTCTCATGAAGAAGAAAAAGAAGTAGGTGATGAATTGGATCGGATTTTACCACCCAAACAAAATGAAAAAGAACCTTCTTTCGTGGCGGCAACTTAA